The following proteins are co-located in the Neodiprion virginianus isolate iyNeoVirg1 chromosome 6, iyNeoVirg1.1, whole genome shotgun sequence genome:
- the LOC124307434 gene encoding uncharacterized protein LOC124307434 has product MSKSRSVYTHNVYKFQRSVLNLEISDAHATIVKYQNILLSLENDILIELPVEVSKKFFDTQHLKLEPAFNAYKTANINKLASLINNKKRLNFNPIDTTSENWLVNLSSTEIPVNVIDVLKMGPKYGIPFKNNRIPTNKLISDFESKISCIPFNSRNTARQDFTNTIKKFINTPAPLNADKNVLHKKINETKIFQNNNQDLLFLKADKGNKTVVMNKLMYEAKMLQQLSNNNSYKVVRYDLTSTLQQEVKKLTTDWVDSKFISNQLRRQIAKTDCLPPRAYGLPKIHKPDTPVRIIVSFTDSPTINLARFLSKWIGNNITPPLSRIRDSFALVNAIRDLRLPADYI; this is encoded by the coding sequence atgtctAAGTCGCGttctgtttacacacacaatgtatacaaatttcaaaggtCGGTACTCAATCTTGAGATTAGTGACGCTCACGCGACCATTGTTAAAtaccaaaatattttgttgtcGCTGGAGAATGACATCTTAATTGAATTACCGGTTGaagtgtcaaaaaaattcttcgacacGCAACACTTGAAATTAGAACCGGCCTTCAACGCTTACAAGACGGCTAATATCAACAAGTTAGCTAGTCTGATCAATAACAAAAAACGACTCAATTTTAATCCAATTGACACGACCTCTGAAAATTGGTTAGTAAACCTCAGCAGCACCGAGATTCCGGTCAATGTTATCGACGTACTAAAAATGGGACCTAAATATGGCATTCCTTTTAAGAATAACCGCATTCCAACCAACAAACTCATATCGGATTTCGAATCAAAGATCTCCTGCATTCCTTTTAATTCTCGTAATACGGCTAGGCAAGATTTCACcaatacaataaaaaagttCATTAACACTCCTGCTCCCCTTAACGCCGATAAGAACGTCcttcacaaaaaaatcaatgaaactAAGATCTTCCAAAACAACAATCAGGATTTGCTTTTCTTGAAGGCGGATAAGggaaacaagactgttgtgATGAACAAACTAATGTACGAGGCCAAAATGTTGCAACAACTATCTAACAATAATTCTTATAAAGTTGTTAGATATGATCTCACTTCTACTTTGCaacaagaagtaaaaaaactaacaacTGATTGGGTCGATAGCAAATTCATCTCTAATCAACTGAGACGTCAAATTGCTAAAACGGATTGCCTACCACCTAGAGCTTACGGACTACCGAAAATCCATAAACCTGATACACCGGTACGAATCATTGTGTCCTTCACTGATAGTCCGACGATTAATCTGGCTCGTTTCCTTAGTAAATGGATAGGTAATAACATCACACCTCCCTTGTCACGGATAAGAGATAGTTTTGCGTTGGTGAATGCTATTAGGGACCTTCGTCTTCCAGCTGATTATATTTAA
- the LOC124307432 gene encoding uncharacterized protein LOC124307432, with protein sequence MSIEEHIERENDYIWRLSRAVDNLRKLGEAKITYGQVKSRLNALNSSWNKFQENHEKISEIKFAAKGDQLDAIKKLSHLAKDYYGLCEEHFLSGEEVMLHLLESLKPAPAATVQAAAAPQDAPAGGSSKRLPRIELPTFAGSYSEWEPFYDLFSSMVRENSQLLEVEKLHYLKTSVTDEPLQLIKNISLTAENFPRAWETLVSRYENKRL encoded by the coding sequence ATGTCGATCGAAGAACATATCGAACGTGAAAACGACTACATTTGGCGCCTCTCTCGTGCCGTCGACAACCTGCGCAAGCTCGGCGAGGCAAAAATCACTTACGGGCAGGTGAAGTCGCGGCTTAATGCCTTAAATTCAAGTTGGAATAAGTTCCAAGAGAATCACGAAAAGATCAGCGAGATCAAGTTCGCAGCAAAAGGTGATCAACTCGACGCGATCAAAAAGCTTTCTCACTTGGCGAAAGATTATTACGGGCTGTGTGAAGAGCACTTCTTGAGTGGCGAAGAAGTGATGCTTCATCTTCTCGAATCGCTAAAGCCTGCGCCTGCAGCAACCGTGCAAGCCGCTGCAGCTCCTCAAGACGCACCAGCAGGAGGATCATCAAAACGGTTACCGCGTATCGAACTGCCCACTTTCGCGGGCAGCTACTCAGAATGGGAGCCGTTTTACGACCTCTTCTCGTCGATGGTTCGCGAAAATTCGCAACTTTTGGAAGTGGAAAAACTGCACTACCTCAAAACCAGTGTGACCGATGAACCGTTACAACTtatcaaaaacatttctctcACCGCAGAAAACTTCCCTCGAGCCTGGGAAACTCTCGTCTCGCGGTACGAAAACAAGAGACTTTAG
- the LOC124307433 gene encoding uncharacterized protein LOC124307433 — MTIRKLDPASLEEWEKSVSEKLEPPTFAELKAFLIGRIHTLEAVEQAHAHNQITTSKPHSSQGRSNLQTTRSHTAQSKEQSCACCTANSGTSQGQAAVAQPAVQNAPISDSASQVSNHSAQPTMIKRSPFLLATVQLIATNPETGERIIARALLDQGSESLFVTESLAQQLRLRRHQATIPIIGVGAHQSAVTRGIATLQLQSRAHTSFSCQVEALVLPRLTSYLPSFRLLVEDWPHLRGLNLADPSFAHPSQIDVILGADIYSNIIAEAASPSYGAVQGFQCSLDHELLDLVQQFWKQEEVSKPLALTSEKVRCEQHFRETVSRTASGRYVVRLPLKDNSVELGNSRNPAHQMLLRLEKRFGSDAKLKKAYSSFLREYRELGHMRRAINTPEDNSRVFYFSHHGVVRDSSSSTKLRVVFNGSQRTNLRLSINDNLLVGPKVQTDLADVLLRWRQYPVAFSSDIVKIAPYLAIRVLHQLDQDEGKQYPFASHVILENTYVDDILPGADDVDQGREKINELNQLLKAGGFELQKWTSSHPETLVDISRNHQEIAMHLNLDQSPFFRALVLAWRPDIDAFAFSPQIHQTRDNSTKRKVLSQTAQLFDPLGWLSPITIRAKIFVQKLWALGFDWDELLSASLSLRWIEFLQDLQGISAITIPRWIGSSSASLGIEIHGFADASQSALGAVIYARTYINTHEVRVSLVCAKTQVAPLKKPSVNWPSLSPRPEENIHLEERKGLSTHIATAEPQQIWDLVDRYSKLSTLLKVTSLCKRAANRFLAKTTSNRVNTSITVGPISTLELSDAQLFWTKVTQQAYFAEEIRQIETSSSLTRSHPLSRLTPFIDSNGFLRVVGRLNHSLLSYDEKHPFILPHESSFSTLIIDHHHRLTLHGGPQLTLATIRQRYWILGGRVPIRMFIHRCVPCARHRTTLSSQQMGQLPQSRVTQSRPFLHPGVDYAGPFSIRASRGREAKSCKGYIVIFICFTTSAVHLELLSDYTTEAFIAAYKRFTSRRGICASIASDCGTNLVGADSELRRLLAASSKEFAEMANILASHGTQWRFNPPSAPHFGGKWEAGVKSVKFHLKRVIGEATQTFEQFAMFLTQVEATLNSRPLCAISDDPRDPSALTPGHFLVGSALNTIPEPSLIEVSVQRLSHWQHSRQMLEHFWKRWSTEYLQSFQNLSKWQTHHGNIKIGSIVLVKNENLPTFVWPLAKVIEVHPRTDGLVRVVTVKTKSSVLKRPIVKLSVLPVSSQDNY, encoded by the exons ATGACGATTCGCAAGCTCGACCCAGCATCTCTCGAAGAGTGGGAGAAAAGTGTTAGCGAGAAACTCGAGCCCCCCACGTTTGCGGAGCTCAAGGCGTTTCTCATCGGTCGCATCCACACCCTCGAAGCCGTGGAGCAAGCTCATGCTCATAATCAAATCACGACGTCGAAACCGCACTCATCGCAAGGAAGGTCAAATCTTCAGACGACAAGGTCACATACAGCGCAATCAAAGGAACAGTCGTGTGCTTGTTGCA CTGCTAACAGCGGCACATCTCAAGGACAGGCTGCAGTAGCGCAACCTGCAGTGCAGAACGCGCCAATCTCGGATAGCGCCTCTCAGGTGAGCAACCACTCAGCTCAGCCTACAATGATCAAGCGCTCTCCATTTCTTCTCGCCACAGTGCAATTAATCGCCACGAACCCGGAGACTGGAGAAAGAATCATCGCTCGCGCTCTACTCGATCAAGGATCCGAAAGTTTATTCGTCACGGAGTCGCTAGCGCAACAATTGCGACTACGTCGGCATCAAGCAACGATACCGATCATTGGCGTCGGAGCTCATCAATCGGCAGTGACTCGCGGCATCGCGACATTGCAACTCCAATCTCGTGCTCACACCTCGTTCTCGTGTCAGGTGGAGGCACTCGTGCTTCCACGACTCACATCGTATCTACCCTCATTTCGACTTCTCGTCGAAGACTGGCCTCATCTACGAGGACTCAACCTCGCGGATCCAAGCTTTGCACATCCCAGTCAAATCGACGTAATTCTCGGAGCTGACATCTACAGCAACATCATTG CGGAAGCAGCAAGCCCCTCGTATGGCGCAGTCCAAGGCTTCCAATGCTCACTCGATCATGAACTGCTCGATCTCGTGCAGCAGTTTTGGAAGCAGGAAGAAGTGTCGAAACCTTTGGCACTAACTTCCGAAAAAGTGCGTTGTGAGCAACACTTTCGCGAAACGGTTTCTCGAACTGCGTCCGGTCGTTACGTAGTTCGGCTGCCGCTCAAGGACAATTCGGTAGAGCTCGGCAACTCGCGGAATCCCGCGCATCAAATGCTCCTTCGTTTAGAGAAACGGTTCGGTAGCGACGCGAAACTCAAGAAGGCTTACTCGAGCTTCCTTCGTGAATATCGTGAACTCGGGCACATGCGTCGCGCTATCAATACACCTGAAGACAATTCCcgcgtgttttatttttcccatCACGGTGTAGTTCGCGACAGCAGTTCTTCAACAAAGTTGCGTGTCGTGTTCAACGGGTCTCAAAGAACCAACCTCAGACTCTCTATCAATGACAATCTTCTCGTCGGTCCAAAAGTGCAAACCGACCTCGCGGACGTTCTCTTACGCTGGCGACAATATCCAGTCGCGTTCTCATCAGACATCGTCAAGAT CGCTCCATATCTCGCGATCCGTGTTCTTCATCAACTCGATCAGGACGAAGGTAAGCAGTATCCCTTTGCGAGCCACGTCATTCTCGAGAACACGTACGTTGACGACATCCTCCCAGGAGCAGATGACGTTGATCAAGGTCGCGAGAAAATCAACGAACTCAATCAATTGCTCAAGGCGGGCGGCTTTGAACTTCAAAAGTGGACTTCAAGCCACCCAGAAACTCTCGTTGACATTTCTCGAAACCATCAAGAGATCGCGATGCATCTGAATCTCGATCAAAGTCCATTCTTTCGGGCTCTCGTTCTTGCGTGGAGACCAGACATCGACGCGTTCGCGTTCTCTCCGCAAATTCATCAAACTCGGGACAATTCCACGAAACGAAAAGTTCTCTCACAAACCGCGCAGCTCTTTGATCCTCTCGGATGGCTCTCGCCGATCACGATTAGAGCCAAAATCTTTGTGCAGAAATTGTGGGCACTCGGTTTCGACTGGGACGAGCTGCTCTCAGCTTCATTGTCCTTGCGATGGATCGAGTTTCTACAAGATCTTCAAGGCATCTCAGCTATCACCATCCCACGATGGATCGGGTCAAGTTCAGCATCTCTCGGGATAGAGATCCACGGTTTCGCGGACGCCTCTCAAAGTGCATTAGGCGCAGTGATCTACGCGCGAACGTATATCAACACTCACGAAGTGCGCGTTTCACTAGTGTGCGCGAAAACTCAAGTAGCGCCGCTAAAGAAG CCTTCTGTCAATTGGCCATCCTTATCTCCGCGACCGGAAGAAAACATTCATctcgaggaaagaaaagggCTGTCGACGCACATCGCAACAGCTGAGCCGCAACAAATCTGGGATCTCGTCGATCGCTACTCAAAACTATCGACTCTCCTCAAAGTCACATCATTGTGCAAACGCGCAGCAAATCGGTTCCTCGCGAAGACGACATCGAATCGCGTAAACACGTCTATCACTGTCGGACCGATCTCTACTCTCGAATTGAGCGACGCCCAACTGTTTTGGACCAAGGTGACTCAGCAGGCGTACTTTGCAGAAGAAATTCGCCAAATCGAGACAAGCTCAAGTCTCACTCGAAGTCATCCACTATCGCGACTCACGCCGTTTATCGATTCGAACGGATTCCTCAGAGTCGTGGGTCGACTGAATCACTCATTGCTTTCGTATGACGAAAAGCACCCGTTCATCTTGCCTCACGAATCATCGTTCTCCACATTGATCAtcgatcatcatcatcggtTGACGCTCCACGGAGGTCCGCAACTCACTCTCGCTACAATCCGACAGCGGTACTGGATTCTGGGAGGAAGAGTACCGATCCGCATGTTTATACATCGTTGCGTTCCTTGTGCGCGTCATCGCACCACCCTCAGCAGCCAACAGATGGGCCAACTCCCTCAGTCTCGAGTCACGCAATCAAGGCCGTTTCTTCACCCTGGCGTTGACTACGCTGGTCCATTCTCGATTCGAGCCTCCCGCGGAAGAGAAGCGAAATCATGCAAGGGATATATCGTTATCTTCATCTGCTTCACGACCTCGGCTGTGCATCTCGAGCTACTTTCGGACTACACGACGGAGGCATTCATCGCGGCGTACAAACGCTTCACATCTCGACGAGGAATTTGTGCCTCAATCGCAAGCGATTGTGGAACGAATCTCGTCGGCGCAGACTCAGAACTTCGCCGTCTTCTCGCTGCATCGTCAAAGGAGTTCGCAGAAATGGCAAACATCCTCGCATCACACGGAACCCAGTGGCGGTTCAATCCTCCCTCCGCGCCTCATTTCGGTGGAAAATGGGAAGCCGGAGTGAAATCAGTCAAATTTCACCTCAAACGAGTCATCGGAGAAGCTACTCAAACGTTCGAGCAATTCGCGATGTTCCTCACGCAAGTAGAAGCCACGCTTAATTCTCGACCTCTTTGCGCTATTTCGGACGATCCACGGGATCCAAGTGCCTTGACTCCAGGACACTTTCTCGTCGGCTCAGCATTGAACACAATTCCTGAACCGTCACTCATCGAGGTGTCAGTTCAACGGCTATCGCATTGGCAACACTCGCGTCAAATGCTGGAGCATTTTTGGAAACGGTGGAGTACGGAGTATCTTCAGTCCTTCCAAAACCTCTCGAAATGGCAGACTCATCACGGAAACATCAAAATCGGATCCATCGTTctcgtaaaaaacgaaaatctacCTACATTTGTGTGGCCCCTCGCGAAAGTGATCGAAGTGCATCCGAGAACCGACGGTCTTGTTCGCGTTGTGACCGTTAAAACGAAATCCTCTGTGTTAAAACGTCCAATCGTAAAATTGTCTGTGCTTCCAGTGTCCTCTCAAGACAATTATTGA